A stretch of the Thermus thermophilus genome encodes the following:
- a CDS encoding inositol monophosphatase family protein — MIGRRHPYYPYLEAALEAASLARGIHLYYLEKGFTEGTKSGPTDLVTQADREAEEAVKGLLLSRFPEAGFLGEEGGSEGGKALRFIVDPLDGTVNYAHGFPFFAVSIALEAEGAIQMGVVMDTARGEVFYALRGEGAYLNGRPIRVTGRESLVGSLLATGFPYDVAKDPENLTYFERALRKGLLVRRPGAAALDLAYVAAGRLEGFWEVKLNPWDVAAGWLLVEEAGGRVTDLEGNPYRLGSRYILATNGRVHEALRRTLLGLD, encoded by the coding sequence GTGATCGGGAGGCGCCACCCCTACTACCCGTACTTGGAGGCGGCCCTGGAGGCGGCGAGCCTCGCCCGAGGCATCCACCTCTACTACCTGGAAAAGGGCTTCACCGAAGGGACCAAGTCCGGCCCCACCGACTTGGTGACCCAGGCGGACCGGGAGGCGGAGGAGGCGGTGAAGGGCCTCCTCCTCTCCCGCTTCCCCGAAGCGGGGTTTCTGGGGGAGGAAGGGGGGAGTGAGGGCGGGAAGGCCCTCCGCTTCATCGTGGACCCGCTGGACGGGACGGTGAACTACGCCCACGGCTTCCCCTTCTTCGCGGTATCCATCGCCCTCGAGGCCGAGGGCGCCATCCAGATGGGCGTGGTGATGGACACCGCCCGGGGGGAGGTCTTCTACGCCCTGAGGGGGGAAGGGGCCTACCTCAACGGCCGCCCCATCCGGGTCACGGGGCGGGAGAGCCTCGTGGGAAGCCTCCTCGCCACAGGCTTCCCCTACGACGTGGCCAAAGACCCGGAAAACCTCACCTACTTTGAACGGGCCCTGCGCAAGGGCCTGCTCGTCCGCAGACCCGGGGCGGCGGCCCTGGACCTGGCCTACGTGGCCGCGGGGCGGCTGGAGGGCTTCTGGGAGGTGAAGCTGAACCCCTGGGACGTGGCGGCGGGGTGGCTCCTCGTGGAGGAGGCGGGGGGAAGGGTGACGGACCTCGAGGGGAACCCCTACCGCCTGGGCAGCCGCTACATCCTCGCCACCAACGGACGGGTCCACGAGGCCCTGCGCCGGACCCTCCTGGGCCTGGACTGA
- the cas6 gene encoding CRISPR-associated endoribonuclease Cas6 yields the protein MVLAALVLVLEGEGLPEPLGLRGFFYGLLREVAPEVHDQGENPFALGFGGREGGSWARVSLLKEELYARLAPRLYALEGEEVRLGPPFRVRAVLQEGHPWAGVSTYPRLFQGPPSRDLALRFASPTFFRRKGVHYPVPEPRLVLESLLRRLEAFGPLKAPEGVREALLERTTVRSLEGRTLPARTEVDTAGFVGRVVYHLPRATEEEALWLSALGRFAFFSGVGAKTSLGYGRARAESP from the coding sequence GTGGTCCTCGCCGCCTTGGTCCTGGTCCTCGAGGGGGAAGGCCTCCCCGAGCCCTTGGGCCTCAGAGGCTTCTTCTACGGCCTCCTTCGGGAGGTGGCCCCGGAGGTGCACGACCAGGGGGAAAACCCCTTCGCCCTGGGCTTCGGGGGGCGGGAGGGGGGGTCCTGGGCCCGGGTGAGCCTCCTCAAGGAGGAGCTCTACGCCCGCCTCGCCCCCCGCCTCTACGCCCTGGAGGGGGAGGAGGTGCGGCTTGGGCCTCCTTTTCGGGTGCGGGCCGTGCTCCAGGAGGGGCACCCCTGGGCGGGGGTTTCCACCTATCCCCGCCTCTTCCAGGGGCCTCCTTCCCGGGACCTCGCCCTGCGCTTCGCCAGCCCCACCTTCTTCCGCAGAAAAGGGGTCCACTACCCGGTCCCCGAGCCAAGGCTGGTGCTGGAAAGCCTTCTCCGGCGCCTCGAGGCCTTCGGCCCCCTGAAGGCCCCCGAAGGGGTGAGGGAGGCCCTTTTGGAGAGGACCACGGTGCGGAGCCTGGAGGGGCGCACCCTCCCCGCCCGCACGGAGGTGGACACCGCGGGCTTCGTGGGGCGGGTGGTCTACCACCTGCCCCGGGCCACGGAGGAGGAGGCCCTTTGGCTTTCCGCCCTGGGCCGCTTCGCCTTCTTTAGCGGCGTGGGGGCCAAGACCTCCTTGGGCTACGGCCGGGCCCGGGCGGAAAGTCCCTAG
- a CDS encoding phosphoribosylanthranilate isomerase — translation MRVKICGITRLQDALLAEALGAFALGFVLAPGSRRRIAPEAARAIGEALGPFVVRVGVFRDQPPEEVLRLMEEARLQVAQLHGEEPPEWAEAVGRFYPVIKAFPLEGPARTEWADYPAQALLLDGKRPGSGEAYPRAWAKPLLATGRRVILAGGIAPENLEEVLALRPYALDLASGVEEAPGVKSAERLRALFARLASLRMEG, via the coding sequence GTGCGGGTCAAGATCTGCGGCATCACCCGCCTGCAGGACGCCCTCCTCGCCGAGGCCCTGGGGGCCTTCGCCTTGGGCTTTGTCCTCGCCCCGGGCTCCCGCCGCAGGATCGCCCCGGAAGCCGCCCGGGCCATCGGAGAGGCCCTGGGCCCGTTCGTGGTGCGGGTAGGGGTCTTCCGCGACCAACCGCCCGAGGAGGTGCTCCGCCTTATGGAGGAGGCCCGGCTCCAGGTGGCCCAGCTCCACGGGGAGGAGCCCCCCGAGTGGGCGGAGGCCGTGGGGCGCTTCTACCCCGTGATCAAGGCCTTCCCCCTCGAGGGCCCCGCGCGGACCGAGTGGGCGGATTACCCCGCCCAGGCCCTCCTCCTGGACGGGAAGCGCCCGGGAAGCGGGGAGGCCTACCCCCGGGCCTGGGCCAAGCCCCTCCTCGCCACGGGAAGGCGGGTCATCCTGGCGGGGGGGATTGCCCCGGAGAACCTGGAGGAGGTCCTCGCCCTCAGGCCCTACGCCCTGGACCTGGCGAGCGGGGTGGAGGAGGCCCCCGGGGTGAAGAGCGCGGAGAGGCTGCGGGCCCTCTTCGCCCGCCTCGCCTCCCTTAGGATGGAAGGGTGA